The DNA window GAGATGACGCCAAGCCTTTCCAAGAAAATTTAATCAAAAGAAGAATTGAGGAGTCTCAAAGATGATTGGAAGTGCGAAGTACATCAAAATCGTTCAATGGTCAGACAAAGACGAATGCTTTATTGGGTATTGTCCGGGAATCATCGGTCCCTGCGCCCATGGCACTGATGAAGTCGAGGTGTATCGGCAGTTATGCGAGATCGTTGATGAGTGGATAGAAATCTTTCACCGCGACAACGAGGCACTCCCTCCCCCAACTATCGGTAAAAATATTGAGGAATTTCTAAACGGAACTTAGAGTGACTACAATGAAAACGTATGCATTTCAAGTTGTCTTAGAAAAGGACAAGTGGCCCGATGAACCAGATGAAAACGCTGTCTGGCGGGCGTATATTCCCGCTTTAGAGCATAAAGGTGCATCAAGTTGGGGATATACGCAAAAAGAGGCTCTAAAGAATCTACAAGACGCTGTTGATCTTCTTGTTGAATATCTATTGGAGCAAGGAGAAGGAAGTGATTTTGAGTCGCTATTGGCGGAGAAAGAAAAAAGTTCATCTGAATCCGGCAGACACATTCAGGTCAGCGATGTCCCTTTAATCGCCGTAACAGTCTAATCTGGCTATTGATTATGATCGGTTACGCTCACTCAGAATTAACGAAAAATCGGTTTGGGTTTACGTCAAAAACCCTCTTATCTTGGAAATCCTAAAATCCTACAAATCCTGATTCAGACAATTGAAACAGACAAGAGGTCGAAAATTGCCTACGACATTAATGCTTCCATCCACAATAATTACAGGCGCGGGTGCATCTGAGAACGTCGGTGAACAGGCGAAACGGCTCGGCGCAACGAACGCGCTCATCGTGACCGATCCGGGCATCGCTAAAATCGGATACGCTGAGAAGATCGCCAAAAATTTGAATGATACCGGGATAGCGTCCTCCTGTTTTTCTGATGTCACACCCGATCCAACCCTACAGAATGTGCGAGATGGCTTAAAGCAATATGCTGATGAAGCCTGCGATGTGATTGTGAGCATCGGTGGCGGAAGTGCGATTGACTGCGGAAAAGGCATCGCCATGAAACTCACAAACGACGGTGACTTCGCCGATTACATGGGTGTGGACAATATCCCGAATCCGGGCGCGCCGCTCATCGCAATACCGACCACAGGTGGGACAGGCAGCGAGGTCTCGAAAGTTACTGTCATCACGGACACGGAATGGAATGTCAAGATGATGCTCAGTAGCCCGTGTCTGTTGGCATCTGTCGCCTTGGTGGATCCACTGTTATCTCTGACAACCCCGCCGCACCTAACCGCAGCAGTCGGTGTGGATGCATTGACGCACGCAATAGAGGCATATATCTCCAAACGTGCCCAACCGATAACGGACGCGCTCTCGTTGAAGGCGATTGATATGATCTCTGGTTCGCTTCGTCAGGCGTGGGCGGACGGTGAAAACATTCCCGCCCGCACGGATATGATGATCGGTGCCTCTATCGCAGGAATGGCGTTCAGCAATTCATCTGTGGCTTTAGTTCACGGAATGTCTCGTCCAATTGGCGCGTATTTCCATATCCATCACGGATTGTCAAATTCGGTGTTGTTACGGGATGTGATGGAATTTAGCGTCGTCGGTGCCCCAGCCCGCTTTGCTGATATTGCTTATGCCATGGGCGAGCCGATTGACGGCTTGTCCCCGATGGAGCAGGCGGACGCAGCGATTGATGCTGTGGAACGGCTTGTCACCGAT is part of the Candidatus Poribacteria bacterium genome and encodes:
- a CDS encoding type II toxin-antitoxin system HicB family antitoxin; the encoded protein is MKTYAFQVVLEKDKWPDEPDENAVWRAYIPALEHKGASSWGYTQKEALKNLQDAVDLLVEYLLEQGEGSDFESLLAEKEKSSSESGRHIQVSDVPLIAVTV
- a CDS encoding iron-containing alcohol dehydrogenase, yielding MLPSTIITGAGASENVGEQAKRLGATNALIVTDPGIAKIGYAEKIAKNLNDTGIASSCFSDVTPDPTLQNVRDGLKQYADEACDVIVSIGGGSAIDCGKGIAMKLTNDGDFADYMGVDNIPNPGAPLIAIPTTGGTGSEVSKVTVITDTEWNVKMMLSSPCLLASVALVDPLLSLTTPPHLTAAVGVDALTHAIEAYISKRAQPITDALSLKAIDMISGSLRQAWADGENIPARTDMMIGASIAGMAFSNSSVALVHGMSRPIGAYFHIHHGLSNSVLLRDVMEFSVVGAPARFADIAYAMGEPIDGLSPMEQADAAIDAVERLVTDIQMPRLGEIGIDREKFEEVIEQMAKDAIASGSPANNPRQATVEEIVALYRRCF